caattagggtttttgacctaatttctatggagggttgacttttaattaggagatggttccaagactcaaaatatgattcaagggcatccaaatcaacattatagtccttTCATATCGTTCATTTGAAGATGATAGCTTGATTCATTGGGAAATCACAAAATTGCAGttaatttggaaaaagtcaactgtgtaagtcaacctttgacttttgagaaaaatagtcaaccATGGACATTTAAAGAtctaaatcatcatcatatggatattgaagacatttgatcaaagaaaattcaaataattcatcaagagtcaaaaaatgattattttgagagatatggaattaaaaagataatttttcaaagacttaaaatttttttcaagtgttttacttggattttttcttaaatttatggccatttttctcaatgatccaaaaagagtttgaggaaactttcaactactcatttgaagtatgtagcaagggctttccaaagagctaagtagcatgaaaatctATGGCCCCattcatgagatatgattttgtcaatatggcaccatgaacacttgaaaatgaagaagaacatgaagaagctatccaaacaTCTGTTTTGGATCTGTAACATTATTTCCATAGCTTGCTAACCATAACTTTTTTCAGTTTCAAGTGAAGTTCGAGTTTCCAGTTGCAGATATAATCAAGGAGTTTTGAGCATCCCAAAAGCTTCCCTGAGGTTCATAGAAGCTTTCTGAATACTTGAAGCAATCCCAGGTCCTCTACATTGTGCTACACAAGTCCATTTCAGAGGTATATTTTCTAAACTCGATCTTAGCGTTAAGGGCATCAATTGTTGTATTTATTGTTACCATTCTATTTAGAATTATGTAGGGAAGAAAAGCCCCAACCTTTTAGGGCTTGATCATATGTTTTGAGAGTTTAATTTTAGAATCAATTTTTAGGTTTCATAGCTTAATCTTAGAAATTCTCAAATTTGATTATGTTTTAGTTTATGTTAATTCTGAGTTTGTGATCGTGGTTGAATTCTAAGCATTCCAGTATTTTACATTTCTAAAATTGATGGAGTTTTGAGAAATTCATGTTGaggctgtaatacggtgggagaactgactttaattttatttcgcaaacaatgttgcggtgagcaagagtcgtcaccgaattttattttgtccaattttaggaaaggtaaaaagtacagaaaaaaaccttttaaaaaagaaagtgggctcggggggtaggttatgaaaagggaaggtgcaagcacccttttcatccgtagttatctacgggctcttagtttgcttagctcatttttgttttgaagtttgtttgaaaagagttttttttaaaaaggactttagcttaaaagcgtagcctttatttttgaaaggagtgtgaaaatagttttggatttgagcaagcaatctaagagtactaccctaatagttggtcttttctatgctttttaaagttcctaggactatccatactatatagaagtaggtagtccttgtttatattggacgtgtttgggacaatcgaagggtcatcggaggtcgttgaaggcaacatgtagaggtacctttagcgaTATCGAAGGGAAAAATCatctttcgttaggcaaccactcgagggacaagatcatattttTGTAGGCAGCAactcgagggactatgatcttttgatgatttttttgtttATCGAGGGACGTTCGCTTTagatacctctatattcgagggacacgacctttattcttaaggcaaccaagaggggtgtaccctagaggtgagAGTGTGCGAAGTGTGTTGTATTCacatatttatcttgaattaagttagctagcgtttgatttcattatcttgccatacaatcctattaatctagcagttaaatatgtacaaaaatttaaagtgcggaatgtgaagtcctacgctattacatggctacGGGATGGTGATTACATTTTACAATTATTACAATAAACTCGAATGGAGATTAAACCGGAAATAAAAAGTATGAAATATTGAGTATGAATTTGCGAATATCCATGAGAATAGTTCAATAGCTCGAATGTGCCTCGCGACAAACAAAAAAATGTTAGGAATAAAACACCAAAATAATGTATGAGAAAATGGTAAAAATACGAAAATAGATTAAAATTAtcgaaaaaatataaataatgatCGTATTAAATTCGAATTTAAAGaaaatgtttttgtatttttaatttattagttaATCAATTAGTAATTTATGTACATATGATTTTATTTACAAGACTTAAATACATATTTTGGATTTTTGTTAAactaataaaaactaattaaaaagaaCATCTTTTTAGGATTTTATGTATGGACTAATTAAAGTAGATTAATTCAAATAATATAGCAATAAAACAAAGATTAGTAACCAACAGTAAACAGACATTCAATTTCACACGTTTCCACCCCATTATCTTTGACTTTTTAAAATTGGACAAGAGCCACTTAGTGACTGACACGTGgcaatttgattaaaaaaaaaggcATAACACAAGCATGAACAACTAATCGTGAAACAAAAGGTGTAATTTTTCTagatctttcttcttctctctcaCAACTTTTCTTTCTCAAATCACACATAACCATTTCCTACctatcaaaaacaaataaaactcaTGGCACTGGTTTATTGAAAAAATGGAAAGAGTATTACCGGTGTTTTCATGGTGGCTTGGACCGGAGATCGGCAATGAGTTGTTTGGTAGCTGCTGATGATTTCGATTCTCGCCGGAGCGGACTGATTTGCAGCGGAGGAGGCGGTTTCAAATCTGCCTGTGTTTGGTGCGGCTTATGGGGGCGTATTCGCGATCTCGTCGGAGAGTGGCCCGCGTGGATGTCAGAAACGGAGGCTGTTATGTGGTGGTGGCTCCGATGAGGTTTCCGATTTGCTCGGTGACGATTGAAGTCGTCTGAGGATTCGTCGGAGGGCTTCTTCCCGATCTTTTTCCTGTAAAACAAAATCCACTTGAAATTGAATTAGTGATGTATGATACAGAGTTAGTTATCTGCTTACTGTGTTGAAAAAAAATGGAGAGtattgtttgaattttaaaaaaagtgGTATTTTTTGTTAGGTGATGTTCGTTGCTTCCACTTCGTTTGTGTGGAGGTTGACGGAGGAGTGTCGGCTTGTCGCGATTGGAGTGAAGGAGTACGTTGCGCCTTGAGTAAACCCGATGTGGTGTTCGTTGAGGACGCCGCCCATGGTGGTGATTTCGATTTCTCTCCacttgttcttcttctcttttctgtAAAAAAAACAAACTACCAAAatgttatacaaataattaaagtcATGATTAtgtagttttgatgatgatgatggacgGGCGTCGACGAGATTTGATCCTTCCGTATTCCATTTTTTGGAGTAATCCTTTTGTCACTATAGCTGTTGAACCTggcataaaaaaaacacaaaatctaACTGTTAGTGTTTGTTAGTATTGATGTGTGATGATATTGTTTAATGGATGGAATTGACTTTTGGTTGGTTGTGTTATGTGAATGATTTTGAAGCAAATGGTGATGATAATGGTTAtcttattgagttttttttttggtttgactCAAAGGATTATACTAAGATCAAAAGAAAGCTTTGGTGTCAGAAATTTGTACAAAGGTTTTTGTGGTTATGTGTGGTATGTACATGAATGAGTGAAAAAAGCAGTGTAATTGTTAATATAAAAAAACCTTCACAGAGGTTTTGACTCAAAGAAGAAATATATTTTGTGGTACGGGAATGGTTCTCCCCGAATAAGGGTTACTTGTTAGTCTATTTATAActtagaaaattaggttaaatataaatagaatataattatataaatcaaagttaaaaagtaagattaaaatcaaagattaatttaatttaattctggCTAAAAATAgaagaatcaaatcaaaataatcTCATGAAATTAACTTGTTGGTaaagtttaaataaaaaactaccttatataattttttgtgatttttggactaaaaatgcataaaaatttgaaaaaaagtaaaaaataattttttttaaaaatacttaattaaataatacgaaaaatcaaaattaaatgattaaaaaacatgtttttgtgatttttgaatataaataaaaataaaattaaaactaaagttagtacaaataaaaaggaaaaatgttagaagtgagattcgagcccgAGACCTCTCGCTCTTATGTCTTTTAACCTCAAATGCTTACCAACTGCGTCATGTcacttattcaaaataaaatgacatttgcaaatatatgagggcaaattttgaggtacGACAGAGGtcattgatgttgttgttactgTGTTCATggcgcgaggaagaagatgaagtttttcaaatttcatttttggtGCGTTTTAAAGTATAATGAATTGTGTGTATTGGCTTATGACTACATCGTACACAGCTCACTTGTTTACACACTTCCCTCTTAAAACGCTCATGACCcacaggtctggggttcgattgtgaggaccatttcttatttttttccacttgtttttttaatttcttcataaactttgaaaaatcaccaaaaataggTAAATTAGCCTCGTTAAtccctttctttttttttgtgtgtttatttaattagtgTATTTTAATACCATGTTCAAAAACcccaaatatattttatttatcattgtttaaaaattaatcaaaaacatgttcttttatgtttaaaaaaatcaactaaaaattgttttattttgattgtttcttttaTAGAACTTTATGaatgtttattaatatttatttagggATAGGCTAGAGTGTCTTTCACTTAtctatgtacccttagaccatttctcttaaagaaattggtatttaacaaattaaaattaattaggtttaggtgtatgTTACAAAACCCtaacttctaaaaccctaaccaaaagatttgcaacatgttgatctttgtttatacATGTTTAACTTTGTACACAATTGTTGATTTTATAATCCATGCTTTGTACATAAATGTTAAACCTTACCTTTGTACATAATTGTTGATTTTATATCCATGTGATTTGGTACttgttattattttgtttatctaacccaatgtttaatcatcacattaatcattcatacatgatttgaatccaaGGGCTTAGATTTAAATATCCATTATCTTTGTTGGTCTTTATACTCATATGTTTGTTTGCTTGTGCCACATGATATCAcccacacacttgaggtattcaTTGTTAATTGCTTGAGTTTGTTGTTTTGTCCAAAAGggtgggaatgatattgactaaattgtcaaggtacttaaattcttttccaatctcttttacttttctgttaagtattttaaagcttttcacttgtttatggtttagtattgttaaagctcaaccaaaccctggtgaaactattcttgatccattgatcttgtttttaaaccttggtgttaagagatgaattattcctagtgaaacttctcttaacccattaaccttgtattttaaagcttggtctttttgatttgttttaaaatttgttaagtattttaaagattagccttttaaaacttattaggtattttaaagcctaactcccttttcaaaattgttaagtattttaaagcttaaccttttaaacttattaggtattttaaagcctaatcttcttttaaacttgttaagtattttaaagcttaaccctcttttaaaacttgtgagtattttaaagctcacacccaaaaagattttggccactttggcccctttttttccttttttaaaagagtaactacagaagctctgacttccctattgcacttaggggtatgtaggcctaagatgccatatcttatcgagctcactttcaaaaacttctcttcccatccccaccctaTATTTCAAACAAGATTTTCACATAGGTTTTTCACAAAAAaggttatttataaacaaaagataataacaaaaaaacaaagaggttcccatggagtaccatggatatgaggggtgcttaaaaccttcccattgtataacaaaccctccgtagtcaaaactctgataagtttattagttttgattttaaaaacttctgtgggttttattcgctctttcacccattactttttgaaaacaataaagcgcAGTGGCGACTCCGTTTAAAATGAGCCaagtcttcccatgactctagtctcaccaatttcaccgctacaaaaaattggcgactctgctggggatactgatCAAACTATTGGTGTATCTTTGGAAGGGTCGACCCaatctttgtttttattattttttgttattatcttttttttttatacttaacctttcattttgtcttttattttcctatgtgtatacttgttattttattgggttgtattgggaaagggAGTCATGCCCCTTGTGGTGAGACAAATCCTAACCTGGATTTAGAGTGTACACTTATTATAGGAGACGGGTATAGTCATTTTGATCTCGTGGGAGTAGTCCCAAAGAAGTCAATTTGAGATCCATCGCTCAGTGGAGGCCTCTTTGGAAGTAACTTTGTTGACCATGTAGTTGGGAATACATCTTTGCATTCAACTAGGCTGTAGAAGCTGGGGACCTAGAAACCCTTAACCAATCTTGGCCATTAACATGTAGTGTGGAAACTATGTCTGATTCATTTTCAGAATAGTTGTTACACGAGGCTACTCTCAGATGAGgttctcttggattttgttcaaaTGAGTATGTTGATACAGAGTTTACAATCTCCAAGTTGGGCTGCTTGAGTAtgggatgggtagacctttggctccatgctcgtgactttgaaccCTCAAGCCCATGTTTTttctatgtttgcattcattcatccatgcatctaaaaacataatatctttcaaggaattaaaagaaaccttttgttttgtaaacattataggaatggaacctggaagaagaaaaaccaagaaaTGTACTTTCAAGAGTTTAGCGGTGGAAGAATTAAGAAAGCTAGGATATTTGATTGTTGATCAAGACAAGTTTTGTAGCAAGTATGGAAGATTGTTGTATCTCCTCAGAACCAAGATGGAAGAAGGAATCCTCTCCAGTTTGATCCATTTCTATGACCCATTGTATCATTGCTTCACCTTCTCTAATTATCAACTATTGCCTACCTTGGAAGAATATTCAAGCATCATTGGGTTGCCCATTTCTGGAAGAAtccctttcactggtttagaacaaGATCCCAAGCCTTGTGAGATTGCAAAATCTACTCATCTGAGAAAGGGAGAAATTGAAAAGAACATGGTTACTAAAGGAGGATTACCTGGATTACCTGCTAAGTTCTTAATTGAGAAAGCTCTCACCTTGTcacaagaaagaaaggaagaagactttgaaGCTGTTTTTGCCTTGTTGGTATATGGATTGttcttgttccctaacattaacaactttgttgatatgaatgccATCAAGACCTTTATGAAGAAGAATCCTGTTCCTACCTTACTTGGGGACACTTACTATTCTATTCATCTTAGAAATTCCTATGGAAAGGGAATGGTTACCTGTTGTGCTCCTTTGCTATACAAGTGGTACATATCTCATCTTCCTGACACCTCTGAATTCTGGAGCCAGAAAGAAGGAATGAAATGGTCACACAAGATCATGACTCTTACAAACActgagattgtttggacaaacaaTCACTTCTGTAGAATGAAGACTTTAGACTGCTGTGGTGATTTCCCTAATGTTCCCCTCATTGGTACAAAAGGAGCAATCAACTATAGCCCCGTGTTAGCTCTTCGTCAATTTGGGTTTTCTATGGACAAAAGACCAAGGAGCAATTTATTGGATGGGTTCTTTCTGGAAGAAAGAGTTGAAAATAAGGAGTTTAGAGAAAGGATCGCTAATGCTTGGCATCCAAGCCATAGAAGAGAAATAAAAGATTGGAAGACCAAAGGGGATCTCTCTCCTGAGCCCTTTGATAGTTGGGTCACTGCCAGAGCTGCTGAAATAAGAATGCCTATTCTCCTTGGAACATCTGCACCCCCAATTGAGGAGTATGTTCCACCCATTGTAGTTCCTTTAACAATTGAAAATCTCCAAGAAGCtctaagaaaaatgaagaaatcaAGAGACCATTGGAAGAAGAAGTTTGAGTATTCTGATGCTGAATTAGGAATGTTAGAAGAATCATATGAAGaagtgttgaaagaaaagaaTGATCAACTGTTCCTTCAAGAAACTTGGCTCATAGCTAAGGATGCAACTATTGCCAAATATGAAAGAGAGAAGAAAAGGAAGCAAAAAGAAGAAGATCTCTCTCCAAAAGAAGCTGCATGGAAGAGTATTGTTGAGAAGCTAGAAAAGGtcaagttgaagaagaagaagcctcAAGATGATATGGATACTTCTCACTAAGCTTTGATGATCACTCTTGGATTTTACTagctttctttgtttgtttctaCCTTGTAACTCTTGAAAGTAGTTTATGACTTGGTTGTCCCTTGTCTCCTTGTATGCTATCAAAAGAAAATGGTACTTTGATGACCCTCGTGACCCTTATATGTACCAAGGTTGCCTTGTCCctttattattaatgaatgaaatttctttttcaagttactatatagtgtttacatttacaaaactcttaaataaatccttgaaagatattatgatatattttgaaagttaaaacaaaaaagagtattttgcattgcatgcatcataccataTTCACATTCACCTCACATCTGAGTCAGAGGCTTATTCATTCCTCCCCCTCTCCTCAGAGTGAAGCTGacgcaccggtataatactcgcgcCAATCGTCAAAGAATGGAAGACGGTATTGTTGATGATTAAGAGTGGCAAGAAGAAGTTGCTGTTCTACGCTCTGGTATTGAAAGATTAACTTCTATGGTTCAAGACTtggtggctgctcagaatcagccaTCAACCCAAGCTCAGACTACTGTGATCTCCGAGATAGAGACTGCTCAGATTCCTGTAATTCTTGTAATTCCTGTGACGAATCCTACGACCACTAGACCATATGGGATAAAGATGGATTTCCAATTGGCTGGACAACAGATTCGTGTTCCATAGACAACAATTCCTCCAGCTATTATGACTGTTACTCCTACTGTTGTAAACACTGTTCCTCTTCACAACGAACAGATCTCCATGGTGCTCCTTCCGAAGGTATGGGTAGATTGGAAGAATTTGATGACCAATTTCTGGAAATGCAAAAAGAGATCAAGGCCCTTAGAGGAAAAGATCTATTTGGGAAAGAAGTAAATGATTTATGCTTGGTTCCGAATGTCAGAGTTCCGGCCAAGTTCAGACTCCTAGAATTTAAGAAATATAAAGGGAATTCCTGTCCTCACAGTCATCTGATCATGTATGTAAGGAAAATGTTCATGCACACGGAAGATCAACGCTTGTtaattcactatttccaagatagcttatctggagCTGCTTTGAAATGGTACATGGGATTGGATAGTACCCACATTCGTACTGTCCATGACCTGGGTGAAGCTTTCATCAAAAAATACAAATACAATATTGATATGGCTtcggacagagatcaactccgtgcTATGTCCCAAATAGAGAAAGAGTCTTTCAAGGAGTACACGCAAAGATGACGTGAAATAGCTGCTCAGATCATTCCTCccatggaagaaaaagaaatgaccaAGGTGTTTCTTAAGACACTAAGCACATTTTATTACGGAAAGATGGTAGCAAGCGCTCCCAATGACTTtactgaaatggtaaacatggggatgcggtTTGAAGAAGGTATCCGAGAAGGTCGCCTAATCAAAGAAGCCAGTTCATCACTAGCTAGTGGTGGCGTCAAAAGATTTGGTAGTAACTTTgccaagaaaaaggaagaaactgTTAGTGCCAtctcaagaggaagaaaaagaCGGTATCAACCACAACAAATTGCTGCTGTAACTCTAGTTGTTAGCCAAGCTCCGCCTCAGAATGTGTCGAAGCCTCATcctcaacagcctcgacaacaggctccttaacaaaatcaacaaaggaAATATCCGCCTTTTGAGCCTATTCCGATGACTTATACGGAATTACTGCCTTTGCTACTTCAAAAGAATCTAGTTcaactgagggatcctcctcctcCTGCTAATCCACCATTTTGGTACAAGGCAAATGCTCGCTGTGCTTTTCACAAGAATGCTCCTGGTCATACTGTGGAAAATTGTTACCCTCTCATGAGTGAAGTACAGAAACTGGCCCAAAGCAATATGCTCACCTGTAAGGATGTTAATCCTAATGTTCAAAATAATCCACTGCCTAACCATGGGACTGTCAATGCAATCCAGACTCAATTCGGTTATGAATACCTACATGATGTTTGTGAATCAACTCAATCCTTGGTGAATATGCAAGTTGTCTTATGTGAACTTGATTACTTTCCTCCACATGACTACAATGTTTGTCCAATATGTTCCAACACCATTCGTGGATATACTCTCGTAGTTGAAGACCTTTAGAAACTGCTAGACCGAGGAATTATCAGCATATCAAGAAATAAAAGGGATGAAAAATTCACTCCGTCAACATGGTACATGGCTTTCCTGGCCAATATCAAGTTTATGACGTACACCTGTTAAGATCTGACCTAGTGCAAATGCATGCCACCTTATGGGTGATAGGAGGATTCACTCGACACAATTATGGCTCTTGCCGAATTTGCTGCAGAGATACCCGTGGGTGTGAACTGGTGAAAGCAGGAATTCAAAGTCTCATGGATCGAGGACTTATCCAGATTCTCTGAGATAGAGATGAGAATAATGTCAACATGATTGGGGAATGTTCCACAGTGAAGTATGTGCCCGATGTCCGTACTGTGCGCGGATCCTTACGAATGATACATGAGAAGTGGGTCCAAAATGGATTGATTGACTTTAGCCACGATAGCTGTCCCGCTTGTGAAGGAAGCACACAAGGTTGTACTAATCTAAAAGAATATATTCTGACTCTGATAGGTTTGGGTTTACTAGACGAAGAAATCAAAGGAAGAAAAGGACATAATTACATTGAAGAAGAAATGACATATGGGCCACTTGACAGTATGCTGCGAGAAGTTCTTCAAAGGATTCCGAAGCACAACAGTGACCTATACATATCAGCAAAGTATGAAGACAACATTTTCACAGATGTGCTTGTAGACGCTGGTTCATCTTTGAACATTATTCCATGGAACACCTTGAAAGTTTATCCTATCAAGGGGCACCTTTTAGACCAAATGGGGTTAGCGTACTAATTTTTGAAGGGTTCTCGCGCACTGTAATTGGAGAAGTTGATCTTCCTATTCGCATCGGACCTCATGATTTTGATATCACCTTTCAAGTGATGGAGATTTATCCCGCTTACAGCTGTTTGTTGGGAAGACCTTGGATTCACAATGCTTAAGCTATTCCTTCCACTTTTCACCAAATGTTGAAATACCCTCTGAAGGACAAATTAATAACTGTTTATGGAGAATAGACCATGTTTGTGTGTCAACTGTCCTCTGTTCCTAACATCGAAGAAATTACAGCTCAGTTCCAAGCTTTAGGAGTCGTCAGTCCTGAATATGGAAAGAAAGCTAGTGCGTCTAATTCATCCTGGAAAGATGCCCAACAAGTGGTTTCCTGAGGATCTTATGAAGGATGGGGGCAAGTTATTGAACTTCCCACCAACAAGAACAAAAGTGGTCTAGGATTCACATCCCAGAAGTTAAAAGGAAAAGAATCTGAGTATGGAAGCTGCAGCAAGACTCTGCATAAAACTTTTCAAAGTGCTGGCTACATCAACCCAAATAAACGAGACATAGCTGCTATCATTGAAGATGTTCCAGAATGTTCAAGCTTCGTGACGTGCAGAGAGGACAACTCCAACTGGACTTCCATCAGCATCTCTTCTGTTGTTCACGAGTCTAAGTAATTTTATGTCTTTTAAAAACCTTTCGCTATGCCCAAGGCGAAAGAGTAATGTGTCGGGCTATTTAAAATAATTCCTTTTGTTCTGTCCAAGACAAAAGTGAGCTTgtgtagggctttgtttcaaatcattaataaaaagCAATTTTTTGCTTCCCTTTTATTTATCACTTATCTTTTTTTGAAAATGGTAACATCTAAAAAacccataaaatcaatcaaaattgtttttcaaatttgCACATAcaccttttcttttatttgttcctAAAAAGCAAAACATAAATCATGTGCAGATTATCTCTTGATAAACCCGCTGAAAACAATGATCCtaggccctctcccaactttgaatacCCTGTGTATGAAGCTAAAGAAGAGAGTAGTGAAGAGGTCCCTGAAGAGATCACCCGCCTACTTGAGCACGAGGAAAAGATCACTGAGCCGCACAAAGAGCCTTTGGAAGTAATCAATTTAggtactgaagaagagaaaagggaAGTGCGAATTGGGGCGTTGTTAGAAACAAGCGTCAAAGAGAAAATGGTTGAATTGTTGAGAGAATATGTGGAAATCTTTTCTTGGAGCTATCAAGATATGTCTGGGTTGGATACCACTATTGTAGAGCACAGACTACCGTTAAAACCAGAATGTAcgcctgtcaagcaaaagttgagAAGAACTCACCCAAATATGGCAGACAAGATCAAAGAAGAGGTACAGAAGCAAATCAACGCCGATTTCCTCGTCACATCAGAATATCCTcagtggttggccaacatagtgctcgttcccaagaaggatggaaaagtcagaatgtgtgttgattacaaaGACTTAAACAGAGCAAGTCTGAAAGATGATTTCCCGCTACCCCACATTGATATGCTGGTGGATAGAACTGCTAAGTTTAAAGTATTCtcatttatggatggattctcaggttacaatcaaatcatgatggcacctgaagatatggaAAAAATAGATCTTATGACGCCCCGG
Above is a genomic segment from Vicia villosa cultivar HV-30 ecotype Madison, WI unplaced genomic scaffold, Vvil1.0 ctg.005364F_1_1, whole genome shotgun sequence containing:
- the LOC131642588 gene encoding uncharacterized protein LOC131642588; this encodes MEEGILSSLIHFYDPLYHCFTFSNYQLLPTLEEYSSIIGLPISGRIPFTGLEQDPKPCEIAKSTHLRKGEIEKNMVTKGGLPGLPAKFLIEKALTLSQERKEEDFEAVFALLVYGLFLFPNINNFVDMNAIKTFMKKNPVPTLLGDTYYSIHLRNSYGKGMVTCCAPLLYKWYISHLPDTSEFWSQKEGMKWSHKIMTLTNTEIVWTNNHFCRMKTLDCCGDFPNVPLIGTKGAINYSPVLALRQFGFSMDKRPRSNLLDGFFLEERVENKEFRERIANAWHPSHRREIKDWKTKGDLSPEPFDSWVTARAAEIRMPILLGTSAPPIEEYVPPIVVPLTIENLQEALRKMKKSRDHWKKKFEYSDAELGMLEESYEEVLKEKNDQLFLQETWLIAKDATIAKYEREKKRKQKEEDLSPKEAAWKSIVEKLEKVKLKKKKPQDDMDTSH